In Leptospira kanakyensis, a genomic segment contains:
- the rodA gene encoding rod shape-determining protein RodA, translating to MADRNTEKLDFFLIISVVLVAMAGVLTLYTQEANTADGLGRWYKQFTFVFVGLISMWFMSRINYQLIGSYALFIYIFSIVLLVLTLIPGIGYLPSGRGARSWLKLGPITLQASEFSKLATVILLGQYLVLKEKEMHKITVLIIPFIICLVPMLFIILQPDFGTAVSFLPMLFTMLYLGGADILHVGSLLTFGGISLMVPMYLAYSQLTLIQPLIDLLRKDNKVELVSLVNQLQGKIWLILDGKKVSGLTLPGIENPKNLQMIREAAEIVKDEYASVGYKILSNEAFMFGLGGTLALISLVMIFIRIARGSKHLRNYYITIGILGLSILSAIAVHKSIPFRENQVIRLTAFLNPDQFKQGAGYQLRASKPAVGSGKVFGKGLFHGEMTEGRVPHVPESGTDFIFASWAEQTGFFGSVLLLFFLMSIPLRGLQISFESKDRFGSLLAAGIVAMIFFHIAINVGIVIGLLPVTGVPLTFMSYGGSHLVMAMTAVGIILSIKKRKFAN from the coding sequence TCTCTGTTGTCCTCGTGGCAATGGCAGGAGTTCTGACCTTATACACCCAGGAAGCTAATACAGCAGATGGACTTGGGCGCTGGTACAAACAGTTCACCTTTGTTTTTGTGGGACTCATCTCCATGTGGTTTATGTCGAGGATCAACTACCAGTTGATAGGTTCTTATGCCCTCTTCATTTATATTTTTTCTATTGTTTTACTTGTCCTCACTCTAATTCCAGGAATTGGATACCTTCCTTCTGGACGTGGTGCTCGTTCTTGGTTAAAACTTGGACCCATCACTCTCCAAGCCTCCGAGTTTTCAAAACTAGCCACAGTGATCCTTCTCGGTCAATATTTGGTTTTGAAAGAAAAGGAAATGCACAAAATTACGGTACTCATCATACCATTTATCATTTGTTTGGTGCCAATGCTTTTCATCATTTTACAACCAGACTTTGGAACTGCTGTTTCATTTTTACCTATGTTATTCACCATGTTGTACTTAGGTGGAGCAGATATTTTACATGTTGGATCTTTACTTACCTTCGGTGGAATATCACTCATGGTTCCCATGTATCTTGCTTACTCTCAGCTAACACTCATCCAACCACTCATCGATTTACTTCGCAAAGATAACAAAGTAGAATTGGTTTCGCTTGTGAACCAACTCCAAGGTAAAATTTGGTTAATTTTAGATGGAAAAAAAGTTTCTGGTCTCACCTTACCTGGAATTGAAAATCCAAAAAATCTCCAGATGATCCGCGAAGCGGCAGAAATAGTCAAAGATGAATATGCGAGTGTCGGATATAAAATTCTATCCAACGAAGCCTTTATGTTTGGTCTCGGTGGAACACTGGCTTTGATTAGTTTGGTGATGATTTTTATCCGAATTGCTCGTGGTTCGAAACATCTTAGAAACTACTATATCACAATTGGAATTTTGGGACTTTCCATCCTCTCGGCCATTGCCGTTCACAAATCCATTCCATTTCGTGAAAACCAAGTCATTCGTCTCACTGCTTTTTTAAATCCTGACCAATTCAAACAAGGTGCGGGATACCAACTCAGAGCCTCCAAACCAGCGGTTGGATCGGGAAAGGTTTTTGGAAAGGGACTTTTTCATGGAGAGATGACGGAAGGAAGAGTTCCCCATGTTCCCGAATCGGGAACAGATTTTATTTTTGCATCCTGGGCCGAACAAACAGGATTTTTTGGTAGTGTGTTATTATTATTTTTCCTAATGTCGATCCCACTCCGAGGTTTACAAATTAGTTTTGAAAGTAAGGACAGGTTTGGCTCACTCCTTGCAGCGGGAATTGTGGCTATGATATTTTTCCACATTGCTATCAACGTGGGGATTGTGATTGGCCTTCTCCCGGTAACAGGTGTTCCACTCACATTTATGAGTTATGGTGGATCGCATTTGGTGATGGCAATGACTGCTGTGGGAATCATTCTTTCCATTAAAAAACGTAAGTTTGCAAACTAA